In Massilia forsythiae, one DNA window encodes the following:
- a CDS encoding ABC transporter substrate-binding protein, translated as MGAEPIKIGVSGPFTGGSAPMGVSMRDGVKLAVAEINTKGGVLGRQLQIVERDDEAKPERGVQIAQELINKEKVVATVGYINTTVALASQRFYQDARIPVMNNVATGSVITKQFAAKPENYVFRNSANDTIQSAMIVEEAVTRRGFKKVAILADSTSYGQLGREDLEKALAAKGVKPVAVEKYNLKDVDMTPQLLKAKGGGAEVVLTYGIGPELAQIANGMEKLNWKVPMIGSWTLAMANFIDNAGKNAEGTRMPQTFIQEADSPRRKAFIDAYVKTYNPPAGRMPSAVSAAQGYDSVYLLAAAIKQAGSTDGPKVRAALEDLNERIEGVVATYSKPYSKTDHEAIDFNNTRFGEVRGGRVVVAK; from the coding sequence ATGGGCGCCGAACCGATCAAGATCGGGGTGTCCGGCCCGTTCACCGGCGGGTCGGCGCCGATGGGCGTGTCGATGCGCGATGGCGTCAAGCTCGCCGTGGCTGAGATCAATACCAAGGGCGGGGTGCTGGGGCGCCAGTTGCAGATCGTCGAGCGCGACGACGAAGCCAAGCCCGAGCGCGGCGTGCAAATCGCCCAGGAACTCATCAACAAGGAAAAGGTGGTGGCCACCGTCGGCTACATCAACACCACCGTGGCGCTGGCATCGCAGCGCTTCTACCAGGACGCGCGCATCCCGGTGATGAACAACGTGGCCACCGGTTCCGTGATCACCAAGCAGTTTGCCGCCAAGCCGGAAAACTACGTGTTCCGCAATTCCGCCAACGACACCATCCAGTCCGCCATGATCGTCGAGGAAGCGGTGACGCGGCGCGGCTTCAAGAAGGTGGCGATCCTGGCCGACTCCACCAGCTATGGCCAGCTCGGCCGCGAAGACCTGGAAAAGGCGCTGGCCGCCAAGGGCGTCAAACCGGTCGCCGTGGAAAAGTACAACCTCAAGGACGTCGACATGACGCCGCAGCTGCTCAAGGCCAAGGGCGGCGGCGCCGAGGTGGTGCTGACCTACGGCATCGGCCCGGAACTGGCGCAGATCGCCAACGGCATGGAAAAGCTGAACTGGAAGGTGCCGATGATCGGCAGCTGGACGCTGGCGATGGCCAACTTCATCGACAACGCCGGCAAGAACGCCGAAGGCACGCGCATGCCGCAGACCTTCATCCAGGAAGCCGACTCGCCCCGGCGCAAGGCCTTCATCGACGCCTACGTGAAAACCTACAACCCGCCGGCCGGGCGCATGCCGTCCGCCGTCTCGGCGGCGCAGGGCTACGATTCCGTCTACCTGCTGGCCGCCGCCATCAAGCAGGCGGGCAGCACCGACGGGCCCAAGGTGCGCGCCGCGCTGGAAGACCTGAACGAGCGCATCGAGGGCGTGGTCGCTACCTACAGCAAGCCCTACAGCAAGACCGACCACGAAGCGATCGACTTCAACAATACCCGCTTCGGCGAAGTGCGCGGCGGACGCGTGGTGGTCGCCAAGTAA
- a CDS encoding SGNH/GDSL hydrolase family protein, whose protein sequence is MTTFPSGPGVQPARPRRRAFLRGAAGLAAGLAHGPAPAQTALAALADSPCATWGTALTGPAPASSMLSFNNQTLRLIVRASIGGARVRVRLSNEWGNAALQVGAAWLGIHAAGANVAAASNRQLRFNGKAGATMAAGATLSSDALDFPLPPFAGLALSLYLPGAVQAASVHDAAFQTSYVSATGDHAGAAAMAVQRTLYSWPLLAEIDAAGPAPGSATAAPASALVALGDSLTDGARSSGNADRRWPDYLARRLAAQRPAGWAPVGVVNRGISGNRLLADSADTPLAGRAAVERFERDVAATAGARYLAVLVGINDIIRSPSANPVTADQLAAGYTRLAARAHARGMLALGATMPPFEGYTWYTTARDGVRRRANDWIRNGGAFDAVADFDAVLRDPRQPTRLLARYDSGDHLHPQDAGYEAMAQAVPLGLFAP, encoded by the coding sequence ATGACGACCTTTCCTTCCGGCCCTGGCGTGCAGCCTGCGCGGCCGCGCCGCCGAGCGTTCCTGCGCGGCGCCGCCGGACTTGCGGCTGGCCTGGCGCACGGCCCGGCGCCGGCGCAGACGGCCCTCGCGGCCCTCGCGGACAGCCCGTGCGCCACCTGGGGCACGGCGCTGACCGGACCGGCGCCGGCATCCTCCATGCTCTCGTTCAACAACCAAACCCTGCGCCTGATCGTACGCGCCAGCATCGGCGGCGCCCGCGTGCGGGTGCGCCTGTCGAACGAATGGGGCAACGCGGCGCTGCAGGTCGGCGCCGCCTGGCTCGGCATCCATGCTGCCGGCGCCAACGTGGCGGCCGCCAGCAACCGCCAGTTGCGCTTCAACGGCAAGGCGGGCGCCACCATGGCGGCCGGCGCCACGCTGTCCTCCGATGCGCTCGACTTTCCGCTGCCGCCGTTCGCCGGCCTGGCGCTGAGCCTGTACCTGCCGGGCGCCGTGCAAGCCGCGTCGGTGCACGACGCGGCGTTCCAGACCAGTTACGTATCGGCCACGGGCGACCATGCCGGCGCGGCCGCCATGGCGGTGCAGCGCACCCTGTATTCCTGGCCGCTGCTGGCCGAGATCGACGCCGCCGGACCGGCTCCCGGCAGCGCGACCGCTGCGCCCGCCAGCGCGCTGGTCGCGCTCGGCGACTCGCTGACCGACGGCGCCCGCAGCAGCGGCAACGCCGACCGCCGCTGGCCGGATTACCTGGCGCGGCGCCTGGCGGCGCAGCGTCCGGCCGGCTGGGCGCCGGTCGGCGTGGTCAATCGCGGCATCAGCGGCAACCGCCTGTTGGCGGACAGCGCCGACACGCCGCTGGCCGGACGCGCCGCCGTGGAACGCTTCGAGCGCGACGTGGCGGCCACCGCCGGCGCACGCTACCTGGCGGTCCTGGTCGGCATCAACGACATCATCCGCAGCCCGTCCGCGAACCCGGTGACGGCCGACCAGCTAGCGGCCGGCTACACCCGCCTGGCGGCGCGCGCCCACGCGCGCGGCATGCTGGCGCTGGGCGCGACCATGCCGCCGTTCGAAGGCTACACCTGGTACACCACGGCGCGCGACGGCGTGCGCCGGCGCGCCAACGACTGGATCAGGAACGGCGGCGCATTCGATGCCGTGGCCGATTTCGATGCCGTCCTGCGCGACCCGCGCCAGCCGACGCGCCTGCTGGCGCGCTACGACAGCGGCGACCACCTGCATCCGCAGGACGCCGGCTACGAGGCGATGGCGCAGGCAGTGCCGCTGGGGCTGTTCGCGCCCTAG
- a CDS encoding PAS domain-containing protein, which yields MPPSDQAFHRLFDASPNPYLVLDRKLHIVTANRAYLASTQRELDDIVGRWAWDAFPTDPDTLRQAVASFERVIRTGQTDTMALLRFDIPRPQADGGGFERRYWTITHTPVFGADGEVEMVMQHPVDVTEIERMREASGHEQQPQQALALKQVGLIDHARQAFEANLDLKADAERLQTLFRKAPGFMAVLRGERHVFEFVNDAVYGLLGRRDYVGRPVRDVLPELAGQKVFETLDRVYARGQEFVGYDLPVRLSTHDREGVEQRYINLIYQPIVEHGRIAGIFVEGTDVTEQHLARALAEDRVAQLQRAEQRLAFQLELADGLRPLRTVDDMIGTASRLLGQRLGLARVVFAQVAAPGPVMTVSVRRDWVRQGLPSVSGIRTGFDDFYLGVAGELRAGREVRVSDVTVDARARAYLAAYETIDVRSHMSIPLVRSGQVNAVLCLHHTVPHEWTDEELRMALDMGERTWAAVEATNAQAALDTERDHSRHLFDSMTEGIGLIDRDWNVVRMNAAGLALVEKRAHEVVGRNHWDVFPDTVGTDIERMLRRAHAGEEVEAAEFPYPLAGGAIRWIEAKAFPALDGGVTSFFRDVTARRQAEDQLRRTAEHLRFTLDAAQLGEWDHDLASHTARRSPRHDQCFGYAEPVATWNLALFLAHLHPDDRARVEREFHAAVAEAGVWRTETRVVWPDGSVHWLAIFGTVYLAGGKPQRMAGIVFEISERKRIEEQLRLEGRRKDEFLAMLAHELRNPLAPIGAAADLLALGRLDAAQVKRTSTIITRQVGHMTSLINDLLDVSRVTRGLVTLDCTPVEIADIVADAVEQVRPLVQARRHRLDLGLAPGPALVAGDRKRLVQVLANLLGNAAKYTPDGGDIALRVTLVEGGAGAAGSVLLDVVDNGIGMAPEVRRGAFELFTQAERTPDRSQGGLGIGLALVKSLVELHGGSVAAHSEGPGQGSRFTVVLPRLAAPAVPANCCPGQAGMGAAASGSGSGSGAAGMAGATGNAVAAGERRSVLLVDDNVDAAQLLAMVLEDLGHRVAVEHDSGRALALAGETVPDVCILDIGLPDMDGNELARRLRALPQMRASLLIALTGYGHARDRDAALAAGFDHHLVKPVDVRELSGLLG from the coding sequence ATGCCGCCTTCCGATCAAGCGTTCCACCGTCTGTTCGACGCCTCGCCCAATCCCTACCTGGTCCTCGATCGCAAGCTGCACATCGTCACCGCCAACCGCGCCTACCTGGCGTCGACGCAGCGCGAACTGGACGACATCGTCGGGCGCTGGGCCTGGGATGCCTTTCCCACCGATCCGGACACGCTGCGCCAGGCGGTGGCCTCGTTCGAGCGCGTGATCCGCACCGGGCAGACCGACACCATGGCGCTGCTGCGTTTCGACATCCCGCGTCCGCAGGCGGACGGCGGCGGCTTCGAGAGGCGCTACTGGACCATCACCCACACGCCGGTGTTCGGCGCCGACGGCGAGGTCGAGATGGTGATGCAGCACCCGGTCGATGTCACCGAGATCGAGCGCATGCGCGAAGCCAGCGGCCACGAGCAGCAGCCGCAGCAGGCGCTGGCGCTGAAGCAGGTCGGCCTGATCGACCACGCACGCCAGGCCTTCGAAGCCAACCTCGACCTGAAGGCCGACGCCGAACGCCTGCAGACGCTGTTCCGCAAGGCGCCCGGTTTCATGGCGGTGCTGCGCGGCGAACGGCACGTGTTCGAGTTCGTCAACGACGCCGTCTACGGCCTGCTCGGCCGGCGCGACTACGTCGGCCGCCCGGTGCGCGACGTGCTGCCCGAACTGGCCGGCCAGAAGGTATTCGAGACGCTCGACCGCGTGTACGCGCGCGGCCAGGAATTCGTCGGCTACGACTTGCCGGTGCGGCTGTCGACGCACGACCGCGAGGGCGTCGAACAGCGCTACATCAACCTGATCTACCAGCCGATCGTCGAGCACGGCCGCATCGCCGGCATCTTCGTCGAAGGCACCGACGTCACCGAGCAGCACCTGGCGCGCGCGCTGGCGGAAGACCGGGTGGCGCAATTGCAGCGCGCCGAGCAGCGCCTGGCGTTCCAGCTGGAACTGGCCGACGGCCTGCGCCCGTTGCGCACGGTCGACGACATGATCGGCACCGCCAGCCGCTTGCTGGGCCAGCGCCTGGGCCTGGCGCGCGTGGTGTTCGCGCAGGTCGCCGCGCCCGGGCCGGTGATGACGGTGAGCGTGCGGCGCGACTGGGTCCGCCAGGGCTTGCCGAGCGTGTCCGGCATCCGCACCGGCTTCGACGACTTCTACCTCGGGGTGGCCGGCGAACTGCGCGCCGGCAGGGAAGTGCGGGTCAGCGACGTCACCGTCGACGCCCGCGCGCGCGCCTACCTGGCCGCCTACGAAACCATCGACGTGCGCTCGCACATGTCGATCCCGCTGGTGCGCTCGGGCCAGGTGAATGCCGTGCTGTGCCTGCACCACACCGTGCCGCACGAGTGGACCGACGAGGAATTGCGCATGGCGCTCGACATGGGCGAGCGCACCTGGGCGGCCGTGGAGGCCACCAACGCGCAGGCGGCGCTGGATACCGAGCGCGACCATTCGCGCCACCTGTTCGACTCGATGACCGAAGGCATCGGCCTGATCGACCGCGACTGGAACGTGGTGCGCATGAACGCCGCCGGCCTGGCACTGGTGGAAAAACGCGCGCACGAGGTGGTTGGACGTAACCATTGGGACGTCTTCCCCGATACGGTCGGCACCGACATCGAGCGCATGCTGCGCCGTGCCCATGCCGGAGAAGAGGTAGAGGCCGCCGAATTTCCCTACCCGTTGGCCGGCGGCGCGATCCGCTGGATCGAGGCCAAGGCGTTTCCCGCGCTGGATGGCGGCGTGACCAGCTTCTTCCGCGACGTCACCGCGCGGCGCCAGGCCGAGGACCAGTTGCGCCGCACCGCCGAGCACCTGCGCTTCACCCTCGATGCGGCCCAGCTCGGCGAATGGGACCACGACCTGGCCAGCCACACGGCGCGCCGTTCGCCGCGCCACGACCAGTGCTTCGGCTATGCCGAGCCGGTGGCGACCTGGAACCTGGCCCTGTTCCTGGCGCACCTGCACCCGGACGACCGCGCCCGCGTCGAGCGCGAGTTCCATGCGGCGGTGGCCGAGGCCGGCGTGTGGCGCACCGAGACGCGCGTGGTGTGGCCGGACGGCAGCGTGCACTGGCTCGCGATCTTCGGCACCGTGTACCTGGCCGGCGGCAAGCCGCAGCGCATGGCCGGCATCGTATTCGAGATCAGCGAGCGCAAGCGCATCGAAGAGCAGCTGCGCCTGGAAGGACGGCGCAAGGACGAGTTCCTGGCGATGCTGGCGCACGAACTGCGCAACCCGCTGGCGCCGATCGGCGCCGCCGCCGACCTGCTGGCGCTGGGCCGGCTGGACGCGGCCCAGGTCAAGCGCACCAGCACCATCATCACGCGCCAGGTCGGCCACATGACCAGCCTGATCAACGACCTGCTGGACGTGTCGCGCGTCACGCGCGGGCTGGTGACGCTCGACTGCACGCCGGTCGAGATCGCCGATATCGTGGCCGATGCGGTGGAGCAGGTGCGGCCGCTGGTGCAGGCGCGCCGCCACCGCCTCGACCTGGGCCTGGCGCCGGGACCGGCGCTGGTGGCGGGCGACCGCAAGCGCCTGGTGCAGGTGCTGGCCAACCTGCTCGGCAACGCCGCCAAGTACACGCCCGACGGCGGCGACATCGCGCTGCGCGTGACGCTCGTGGAGGGCGGCGCCGGTGCCGCGGGCAGCGTGCTGCTGGACGTGGTCGACAACGGCATCGGCATGGCGCCCGAGGTGCGGCGCGGCGCCTTCGAACTGTTCACCCAGGCCGAGCGCACGCCCGACCGTTCGCAGGGCGGCCTGGGCATCGGCCTGGCATTGGTGAAAAGCCTGGTCGAGCTGCACGGCGGCAGCGTGGCGGCGCACAGCGAGGGACCGGGGCAGGGCAGCCGCTTCACGGTGGTATTGCCGCGGCTGGCGGCGCCGGCCGTTCCCGCGAACTGCTGCCCCGGGCAGGCCGGCATGGGCGCCGCCGCCAGCGGCAGCGGCAGCGGCAGCGGCGCCGCCGGCATGGCCGGCGCGACCGGCAACGCCGTGGCCGCGGGCGAACGCCGCAGCGTGCTGCTGGTCGACGACAACGTCGATGCCGCGCAGTTGCTGGCGATGGTGCTGGAAGACCTCGGCCATCGCGTCGCGGTCGAGCATGATTCCGGCCGCGCGCTGGCGCTGGCGGGCGAGACCGTGCCCGACGTCTGCATCCTCGACATCGGCCTGCCCGACATGGACGGCAACGAACTGGCGCGCCGCCTGCGCGCGCTGCCGCAGATGCGCGCCAGCCTGCTGATCGCCCTGACCGGCTACGGCCACGCGCGCGACCGCGACGCCGCGCTGGCCGCCGGCTTCGACCATCACCTGGTCAAGCCGGTCGACGTGCGCGAGCTTTCGGGGCTGCTGGGCTGA
- a CDS encoding branched-chain amino acid ABC transporter permease, whose product MEILLQLVFSGIALGMIYAVIAFGYQLTFATSGTLNFGQGEALMLGALVGLSLAGSIHGGPYLNYWLAIPIVIAFGALQGALVEWIGVRPAIRQKSEFGWIMSTIALAIIFKNVAENIWGKEDMPFPSPLDSTPLQVLGANVQPMQLAVVAGALAIMLAVELFNRKSIYGKAVVATANDRDAAGLMGIDTGRVITFSYALSSATAAFAGVLVAPITLTGATMGASLGLKAFAVAIIGGLTSGLGAIVGGLIMGIAETAAGYYISTGYKDVPGLLLLLLVLAVKPSGLFGKAAIKKV is encoded by the coding sequence ATGGAAATCCTGTTGCAGCTGGTGTTCAGCGGGATCGCGCTCGGCATGATCTACGCCGTCATCGCGTTCGGCTACCAATTGACCTTCGCCACCTCCGGCACCCTCAACTTCGGCCAGGGCGAGGCGCTGATGCTGGGCGCGCTGGTCGGCCTCAGCCTGGCCGGCAGTATCCACGGCGGCCCGTACCTGAACTATTGGCTGGCGATCCCGATCGTGATCGCCTTCGGCGCCCTGCAGGGCGCGCTGGTCGAATGGATCGGCGTGCGCCCGGCGATCCGCCAGAAATCCGAGTTCGGCTGGATCATGTCCACCATCGCGCTGGCGATCATCTTCAAGAACGTGGCCGAGAACATCTGGGGCAAGGAAGACATGCCCTTCCCCTCCCCGCTCGACTCGACCCCGCTGCAGGTGCTGGGCGCCAACGTGCAGCCGATGCAGCTGGCGGTGGTAGCCGGGGCGCTGGCGATCATGCTGGCGGTCGAGCTGTTCAACCGCAAGTCGATCTATGGCAAGGCCGTGGTCGCCACCGCCAACGACCGCGACGCCGCCGGCCTGATGGGCATCGACACCGGCCGCGTGATCACCTTCTCGTACGCGCTGTCCTCGGCCACCGCCGCCTTCGCCGGGGTGCTGGTGGCGCCGATCACGCTCACCGGCGCCACCATGGGCGCCTCGCTCGGCCTGAAGGCGTTCGCGGTGGCGATCATCGGCGGCCTGACCTCGGGCCTGGGCGCCATCGTCGGCGGCCTGATCATGGGCATCGCCGAGACCGCGGCCGGCTACTACATCTCGACCGGCTACAAGGACGTGCCCGGCCTGCTGCTGCTGCTGCTGGTGCTGGCGGTGAAACCGTCCGGCCTGTTCGGCAAGGCCGCCATCAAGAAGGTATGA
- a CDS encoding ABC transporter ATP-binding protein, whose product MLSIQNLHAAYGKVDVLHGISLDVPKGKLVTLIGSNGAGKTTTMRAISGMIKPRSGRVQLDGRDIAGLDSHRIARAGLAHSPEGRRVFATMSVTDNLLLGAFARFTRARPKGDIARDLERALELFPRLKERRTQLAGTLSGGEQQMLAMARAVMLNPEVVLLDEPSMGLAPILVDEVFRIIARLKAEGVTMLLVEQFAQAALNVADYGYVLENGRIAVHGAAESLRNDPKVVAAYLGGGQAH is encoded by the coding sequence ATGCTGTCGATACAGAACCTGCACGCCGCCTACGGCAAGGTCGACGTGCTGCACGGGATCTCGCTGGACGTCCCGAAGGGCAAGCTGGTGACGCTGATCGGCTCCAACGGCGCCGGCAAGACCACCACCATGCGCGCCATCTCCGGCATGATCAAGCCGCGCAGCGGCCGGGTGCAGCTGGACGGGCGCGACATCGCCGGCCTGGATTCGCACCGCATCGCGCGCGCCGGCCTGGCCCATTCGCCGGAGGGCCGACGCGTGTTCGCCACCATGAGCGTGACCGACAACCTGCTGCTGGGCGCCTTTGCGCGCTTTACGCGCGCGCGGCCGAAGGGCGACATCGCGCGCGACCTGGAACGCGCGCTGGAACTGTTCCCGCGCCTGAAGGAACGGCGCACGCAGCTGGCCGGCACCCTGTCCGGCGGCGAGCAGCAGATGCTGGCGATGGCGCGCGCGGTGATGCTGAACCCGGAGGTCGTGCTGCTGGACGAACCGTCGATGGGACTGGCGCCGATCCTGGTGGACGAGGTATTCCGCATCATCGCGCGCCTGAAAGCGGAAGGCGTGACCATGCTGCTGGTGGAGCAGTTCGCGCAGGCGGCGCTGAACGTGGCGGATTACGGCTACGTGCTGGAGAACGGGCGCATCGCGGTGCATGGAGCGGCGGAAAGCTTGCGCAACGATCCGAAGGTGGTGGCGGCCTACCTGGGTGGCGGACAGGCGCACTGA
- a CDS encoding branched-chain amino acid ABC transporter ATP-binding protein/permease, whose amino-acid sequence MRPRGALVAAALGVAALALFPQLVTNPYYVHLVETILIYAILLFGLDIVVGYTGQVSLGHAGLFGVGSYVTGVLIVTLGAPWYVAIPASIGGAALFGAILALPALRVTGPYLAMVTLAFGTIVQILINEMSFLTQGPMGITLSKPTTFGEPLGETGYFYMVAACMAVSLLVVDRLLTSHFGRAFEALRDSPIASDCMGVSVYRYKVIAFVVSAAFAGLAGSLYAYSEQYIAPNTYNFELTILFLLAVIMGGRKSRVGALLGAAIVVMLPSLLADIDLFRRIALAALALAVAGAGFALERRHRDGGAAEGARLRKLAVPVAATAALAFFAYRLDSMVDWRLTIFGLMTLFVVYYLQDGIVGFARSLAGRARVHAAAPPAGAGADVDVDAGSVDAFGGSPAAPGAQPAGADGLEAELLRVEQVLMQFGGLKALNRVDLQVARGSVHGLIGPNGSGKSTMMNVLTGIYKPTAGQVVFCGAPIGASTPSQIALGGIARTFQNVQLFGEMTTLENVLVGLHHSFRSTWLDAMLHTPRQRREEAAARRRALAILDFTGLAALAGEEARNLPYGKQRLLEIGRALALDPRLLLLDEPAAGLTAPDIRELMAIIRKIRDHGVTIVLIEHHMDVVMALSDTVTVLDFGQKIAEGTPARVQSDPKVIEAYLGGSSDASAAA is encoded by the coding sequence ATGCGGCCGCGCGGCGCGCTCGTCGCCGCCGCGCTGGGCGTGGCGGCGCTGGCGCTGTTCCCGCAGCTGGTCACCAACCCGTACTACGTGCACCTGGTCGAGACCATCCTGATTTACGCGATCCTGCTGTTCGGGCTGGACATCGTGGTCGGCTATACCGGCCAGGTCTCGCTCGGCCACGCCGGCCTGTTCGGTGTCGGCTCCTACGTCACCGGCGTCTTGATCGTCACGCTGGGCGCGCCCTGGTATGTCGCCATCCCCGCCAGCATCGGCGGCGCCGCGCTGTTCGGCGCCATCCTGGCGCTGCCGGCGCTGCGCGTCACCGGCCCCTACCTGGCGATGGTGACGCTGGCCTTCGGCACCATCGTGCAGATCCTGATCAACGAGATGTCCTTCCTGACCCAGGGGCCGATGGGGATCACGCTGTCCAAGCCCACGACGTTCGGCGAGCCGCTCGGCGAGACCGGCTATTTCTACATGGTGGCGGCGTGCATGGCGGTCTCGCTGCTGGTGGTCGACCGCCTGCTGACATCGCATTTCGGGCGCGCTTTCGAAGCGCTGCGCGACAGCCCGATCGCCTCCGACTGCATGGGGGTCTCGGTGTACCGCTACAAGGTGATCGCCTTCGTGGTCAGCGCCGCCTTCGCCGGCCTGGCCGGCAGCCTGTACGCGTATTCGGAACAGTACATCGCGCCCAATACCTACAACTTCGAGCTGACCATCCTGTTCCTGCTGGCGGTGATCATGGGCGGACGCAAGAGCCGCGTCGGCGCGCTGCTCGGCGCCGCCATCGTGGTCATGCTGCCCAGCCTGCTGGCCGACATCGACCTGTTCCGCAGGATCGCGCTGGCGGCGCTGGCGCTGGCCGTGGCAGGCGCAGGGTTCGCGCTGGAGCGCCGGCACCGGGACGGCGGCGCGGCCGAGGGCGCGCGGCTGCGCAAGCTGGCGGTGCCGGTCGCGGCCACCGCCGCCCTGGCCTTCTTTGCGTACCGCCTCGACAGCATGGTCGACTGGCGCCTGACCATCTTCGGCCTGATGACGCTGTTCGTGGTGTACTACCTGCAGGACGGCATCGTCGGCTTCGCGCGCAGCCTAGCCGGACGCGCACGCGTGCATGCCGCAGCGCCGCCGGCCGGCGCGGGCGCGGACGTGGACGTGGACGCGGGCAGCGTCGACGCCTTCGGCGGCAGCCCGGCCGCGCCCGGCGCGCAGCCTGCCGGCGCCGATGGTCTCGAGGCCGAGCTGCTGCGCGTCGAGCAGGTCTTGATGCAGTTCGGCGGCCTGAAGGCGCTGAACCGGGTCGACCTGCAGGTGGCGCGCGGCAGCGTGCACGGCCTGATCGGCCCCAACGGTTCCGGCAAGAGCACGATGATGAACGTCCTCACCGGCATCTACAAGCCGACCGCCGGCCAGGTGGTGTTTTGCGGCGCGCCGATCGGCGCAAGCACGCCGTCGCAGATCGCGCTCGGCGGCATCGCCCGCACCTTCCAGAACGTGCAGCTGTTCGGCGAGATGACGACGCTGGAAAACGTGCTGGTCGGCCTGCACCACAGCTTCCGATCGACCTGGCTGGACGCCATGCTGCACACGCCGCGCCAGCGCCGCGAAGAAGCCGCGGCGCGCCGGCGCGCGCTGGCGATCCTGGACTTCACCGGACTGGCGGCGCTCGCCGGCGAGGAAGCGCGCAACCTCCCCTACGGCAAGCAGCGCCTGCTGGAGATCGGCCGCGCGCTGGCGCTCGACCCGCGCCTGCTGCTGCTGGACGAACCGGCCGCCGGCCTGACCGCGCCCGACATCCGCGAACTGATGGCGATCATCCGCAAGATCCGCGACCACGGCGTGACCATCGTCCTGATCGAGCACCACATGGACGTGGTGATGGCCTTGTCCGATACCGTCACCGTGCTCGACTTCGGCCAGAAGATCGCCGAAGGCACGCCGGCGCGGGTACAGTCGGACCCGAAAGTGATCGAAGCCTATCTCGGCGGCAGCAGCGACGCCTCCGCCGCCGCCTGA
- a CDS encoding Dps family protein: MSDKNAKDNQKDKDNHIVQEFGALQPVRIGLDAEVRTKSVQALNRLLAHTMAMRDAYKKAHWQTAGATFYELHLLFDKHYEEQAELMDSIAERIQTLGGVTISLPGDVASESEIARAPRGRETARAQLDRLANGHETILLDARPLGREADDNGDDGTNDLIVSEIVRTNELQSWFIVQHLSRHSELGDTQSPSNKG, translated from the coding sequence ATGTCCGACAAAAACGCGAAAGACAACCAGAAAGACAAAGACAACCACATCGTCCAGGAATTCGGCGCATTGCAGCCGGTCCGTATCGGCCTGGATGCGGAAGTCCGTACCAAGAGCGTGCAGGCCCTGAACCGCCTGCTGGCCCACACCATGGCCATGCGCGACGCCTACAAAAAGGCCCACTGGCAGACCGCCGGCGCCACCTTCTACGAACTGCACCTGCTGTTCGACAAGCACTACGAAGAGCAGGCCGAATTGATGGATTCGATTGCCGAGCGCATCCAGACCCTGGGCGGCGTGACGATCTCCCTGCCGGGCGACGTCGCCAGCGAATCGGAAATCGCGCGCGCACCGCGCGGCCGCGAGACCGCGCGCGCCCAGCTCGACCGCCTGGCCAACGGCCACGAAACCATCCTGCTGGATGCGCGCCCGCTGGGCCGCGAAGCCGACGACAACGGCGACGACGGTACCAACGACCTGATCGTCAGCGAAATCGTGCGCACCAACGAACTGCAGAGCTGGTTCATCGTGCAGCACCTGTCGCGTCATTCGGAGCTGGGCGATACGCAGTCGCCGTCCAACAAGGGCTGA